Proteins encoded by one window of Blautia argi:
- the scfA gene encoding six-cysteine ranthipeptide SCIFF has protein sequence MEHIKTLNTKSLQNTVKKGGCGECQTSCQSACKTSCTVGNQSCEHK, from the coding sequence ATGGAACATATCAAAACATTAAATACAAAAAGTTTACAGAACACAGTGAAAAAAGGTGGTTGCGGAGAATGTCAGACATCTTGTCAGTCCGCATGCAAAACTTCCTGTACAGTAGGAAATCAGAGCTGCGAGCACAAATAA
- a CDS encoding LPXTG cell wall anchor domain-containing protein produces MGSLIDEATGVQVSGDFLPFYVDLQVSYNDAVSELPDAGIGEILSAYELKLWDLKEDEEYRLPEGRKVKVQIPLPENANCYSELSIAHYLGNNEYEYFVFDKEGKVGNMWVEELGGEEYLTFETASFSPFNVGGHQIVGPGTSSNNHKPSAGSGSQGTGSVSKPSGSSGSATGQISQSQKKPSSGTGSTAGKQNQTSVSKKNNTKIIYTVKTGDESNILVYVLAGAAAVVLAVVAIVLGKKKK; encoded by the coding sequence GTGGGAAGCCTGATAGATGAAGCAACCGGGGTTCAGGTATCCGGTGATTTTCTTCCTTTTTATGTGGATTTACAGGTGTCCTATAACGATGCGGTAAGCGAATTGCCGGACGCAGGAATCGGGGAAATTCTTTCCGCTTATGAATTAAAACTGTGGGATTTAAAGGAAGATGAGGAATACAGACTTCCGGAGGGAAGAAAGGTGAAGGTACAGATTCCGCTTCCTGAAAATGCCAACTGTTATTCCGAATTATCCATTGCTCATTATCTGGGCAATAATGAATATGAGTATTTTGTATTCGATAAAGAAGGAAAAGTTGGGAATATGTGGGTTGAGGAGCTGGGAGGAGAAGAATATCTGACCTTTGAAACCGCCTCTTTCAGTCCCTTTAATGTAGGCGGTCATCAGATTGTAGGACCGGGAACCAGCAGCAATAACCATAAGCCCTCTGCAGGAAGCGGTAGCCAGGGAACCGGCAGCGTTTCCAAGCCTTCCGGAAGTTCGGGAAGCGCTACAGGGCAGATAAGCCAGAGTCAGAAAAAACCGTCTTCCGGAACTGGAAGTACGGCAGGAAAGCAGAACCAGACATCAGTGTCAAAGAAAAACAATACCAAGATTATTTATACCGTAAAAACCGGTGATGAAAGTAATATTCTGGTTTATGTTCTTGCCGGTGCAGCAGCCGTGGTTCTGGCAGTTGTTGCAATTGTTTTAGGCAAAAAGAAAAAATAA
- the asnB gene encoding asparagine synthase (glutamine-hydrolyzing), which produces MCGIAGFCSWEKDYSICRREWEKILKDMNQTQKRRGPDGEGSFLSPHCGMAHVRLAVQDLEKGGQPMSRSRQGRTCTLSLDGELYNRKELRRDLEKEGEVFRTDSDAELFLAGYMRYGEEFVKRINGVFGAALWDAKKETLFLFRDRAGVEPLFYTKFRGNLIFASEPKGIFAYPGMEAEADTDTLCEIFALGPAKTYGKGVFKNIYEVLPGHYLAVEKNGIKEVCYWKLESHVHEDSFAETVEKTAWLIEDAVRMQMQADVPICTFLSGGVDSSLVTAICAKEWKQQGKSLDTYSFDFEGNQKYFQANAFQPSQDRPWVEKMVDFCGSSHTFLECDNQGLLDYLYRAVDARDLPCMADVESSMLYFCSVVAKEHKVVLTGECADEIFGGYPWFRSSKAFEGQNFPWSEDMKVRQSLLSEEWIQTLPMEEYTRNAYEKTIKEVPALEGEQGIEKRRREIAYLNLKWFMATLLDRMNRTGMYSGLEGRVPFADHRIIEYVWNVPWEMKCRDGVVKGLLRHAGEGKLPKEVLWRKKSPYPKTYHPAYEKLLGEKLQEVLRDSKAPVGQFLDKKKVERFLASPSDYGKPWYGQLMAGPQMLAYMLQVNYWLEKYRVRIL; this is translated from the coding sequence ATGTGTGGAATTGCAGGCTTTTGCAGTTGGGAAAAGGATTACAGTATTTGCAGGAGAGAATGGGAAAAAATTTTAAAAGATATGAATCAGACACAAAAGAGAAGAGGACCGGACGGAGAGGGGAGCTTTTTGTCACCTCATTGCGGTATGGCACATGTACGGCTGGCTGTACAGGATTTGGAAAAGGGAGGGCAACCCATGTCCAGAAGCAGACAGGGGCGAACCTGCACGCTTTCTCTGGACGGAGAACTTTATAACAGAAAAGAACTGAGAAGAGATTTGGAAAAAGAGGGAGAAGTCTTTCGCACAGACAGTGATGCCGAGTTATTTCTGGCAGGTTATATGCGATATGGAGAGGAATTTGTCAAACGCATCAACGGCGTTTTCGGCGCAGCGCTTTGGGACGCCAAAAAGGAAACGTTATTTCTCTTTCGGGACAGAGCAGGAGTTGAGCCTTTGTTTTATACAAAATTCAGGGGGAATCTGATTTTTGCATCAGAGCCCAAGGGGATTTTTGCATATCCGGGCATGGAGGCTGAGGCAGATACGGATACCTTGTGTGAGATTTTTGCTCTGGGACCGGCAAAAACCTATGGAAAAGGTGTGTTTAAAAATATTTATGAGGTTCTTCCCGGACATTATCTGGCAGTGGAGAAAAACGGAATTAAAGAAGTGTGTTATTGGAAACTGGAAAGCCATGTGCATGAGGATTCTTTTGCAGAAACCGTGGAGAAGACGGCGTGGCTTATTGAAGATGCAGTCAGAATGCAGATGCAGGCAGATGTTCCGATTTGTACTTTTTTGTCCGGAGGAGTGGATAGCAGTCTGGTGACAGCAATTTGTGCAAAGGAATGGAAGCAGCAGGGGAAAAGTCTGGATACCTATTCCTTTGATTTTGAGGGGAATCAGAAATACTTTCAGGCAAATGCATTTCAACCCAGCCAGGACCGCCCATGGGTAGAAAAAATGGTAGATTTTTGCGGAAGCAGTCACACTTTTCTGGAATGTGATAATCAAGGACTGCTGGATTATCTTTATAGAGCCGTGGACGCCAGAGATTTGCCCTGTATGGCAGATGTGGAATCGTCTATGCTTTATTTTTGTTCTGTAGTCGCAAAGGAACACAAGGTAGTACTTACAGGGGAATGTGCAGATGAAATTTTCGGGGGTTACCCATGGTTTCGCAGCTCTAAGGCCTTTGAAGGACAAAATTTTCCATGGTCTGAGGATATGAAGGTGCGTCAGAGTCTTTTGTCAGAAGAATGGATACAGACGCTTCCCATGGAAGAATATACACGCAACGCTTATGAAAAAACCATAAAAGAAGTGCCTGCTTTAGAAGGAGAACAGGGGATAGAGAAGCGAAGAAGAGAGATTGCATATCTGAATCTGAAATGGTTTATGGCAACCCTTCTTGACAGAATGAACCGAACCGGCATGTACAGCGGTCTGGAGGGAAGAGTTCCCTTTGCAGACCACAGAATTATTGAATATGTGTGGAATGTGCCATGGGAAATGAAATGTCGGGACGGTGTGGTAAAAGGTCTGCTCCGTCATGCAGGAGAGGGAAAGCTGCCTAAGGAAGTACTGTGGAGAAAGAAGAGTCCCTATCCCAAAACGTATCACCCTGCATATGAGAAACTGTTGGGAGAAAAGCTCCAGGAGGTTCTGCGGGACTCCAAAGCGCCTGTGGGACAGTTTCTGGATAAAAAGAAGGTGGAGCGTTTTCTTGCCAGTCCGTCAGATTATGGAAAGCCCTGGTATGGGCAACTCATGGCAGGACCTCAGATGCTGGCATATATGCTGCAGGTGAATTATTGGCTGGAGAAGTATCGGGTGAGAATTTTGTAG
- the pflA gene encoding pyruvate formate-lyase-activating protein: MTECKNTGSIHSLETFGTVDGPGIRLVVFFQGCPMRCLYCHNPDTWAPNKGQKMTVDEILSVYEKNRSFYAKGGLTATGGEPLMQLAFLTELFEAAKQRNIHTCLDTSGILYREQKKEAYRQLFASTDLILLDLKHSFSDMHRILTGHAQQPVLDFLNAAEECRVSVIIRHVIVKGYTDTPEEWDGIGKLIAQHRNIKGLEVLPYHNMGEAKYKELGLSYPLKGMENLPKELAQTARQEILKSVRKYREQKTL, translated from the coding sequence ATGACGGAATGTAAAAACACCGGTTCTATTCATTCTCTGGAAACCTTTGGTACCGTTGACGGCCCCGGAATCCGCCTTGTGGTGTTTTTCCAGGGCTGCCCCATGCGGTGTCTGTACTGCCACAATCCGGATACCTGGGCACCGAACAAAGGACAGAAAATGACCGTAGACGAAATCCTTTCTGTCTATGAAAAAAACAGGAGTTTTTATGCCAAAGGAGGCCTGACTGCCACAGGAGGCGAACCCCTGATGCAGCTTGCATTTCTCACAGAACTGTTTGAAGCTGCAAAACAGAGGAACATTCATACCTGTCTGGATACTTCAGGGATTTTGTATCGAGAACAAAAGAAGGAAGCTTATAGACAGCTCTTTGCTTCCACTGATTTGATTCTCCTGGATTTAAAACACAGTTTCTCAGATATGCACCGGATTCTGACCGGACATGCCCAGCAGCCTGTTCTGGATTTTCTGAATGCTGCTGAAGAATGCAGGGTATCTGTTATTATCCGCCACGTTATTGTCAAAGGATATACAGATACGCCGGAAGAATGGGACGGTATCGGAAAACTCATTGCCCAACACCGGAATATAAAAGGGCTGGAAGTGCTTCCTTATCACAATATGGGAGAAGCCAAATATAAAGAGCTTGGACTTTCCTACCCTCTTAAAGGCATGGAAAATCTCCCAAAAGAGCTGGCACAGACTGCCCGACAGGAAATCCTGAAAAGTGTCAGGAAATACCGAGAACAGAAAACGCTGTGA
- a CDS encoding YdcF family protein — MKHAAFLEQITDFIFVENEPEKSDIIFIPGSGFPQLAEEAAQLYHAGFAPRILPSGRYSITQGHFGGVQEKTEQYPGTYETEWDFLRKVLEKNKVPSHAILREDKATYTYENAIYSRKVTEKEELNICRAILCCKPYHARRSLLYYQFLYPETRFLVCPVKDSQVRRENWYKTEKGINLVLGEIERIGVQFHEILRGIREETTISPEEG, encoded by the coding sequence ATGAAACACGCAGCATTTTTAGAGCAAATTACAGACTTTATTTTTGTGGAAAATGAACCGGAAAAATCAGATATTATTTTTATCCCGGGAAGTGGTTTTCCTCAGCTGGCAGAAGAAGCAGCACAGCTTTATCATGCAGGCTTTGCACCTCGGATTCTTCCTTCCGGACGCTATAGTATTACCCAGGGACATTTTGGCGGCGTGCAGGAAAAGACAGAGCAGTATCCCGGAACTTATGAAACAGAATGGGATTTTTTGAGAAAGGTTTTGGAGAAAAACAAAGTTCCGTCACATGCCATTTTGAGAGAAGACAAAGCGACCTACACCTATGAAAATGCCATTTATTCCAGAAAAGTGACAGAGAAAGAAGAACTGAATATTTGTCGGGCAATTTTGTGTTGTAAGCCTTATCATGCAAGAAGAAGCCTTTTGTATTACCAGTTTTTATATCCGGAAACTCGTTTTCTGGTATGTCCCGTAAAGGATAGTCAGGTGAGGAGAGAGAACTGGTATAAGACCGAAAAAGGGATAAATCTGGTTTTGGGAGAAATAGAGAGAATCGGTGTGCAGTTTCATGAGATTCTGAGAGGAATAAGAGAAGAAACAACAATTTCTCCGGAAGAAGGGTAA
- a CDS encoding HlyC/CorC family transporter — protein MDSSDAIQFLILILLLCLSAFFSSAETSMTTVNKIRIQSLADQGDKRALTLLKVIEDSGRLLSTILIGNNIVNITASSLATTITMRLFGNAAVSISTGIITLLVLIFGEITPKTLATIHAEKIALAYARIIHLLMIILTPVIFVVNSLAHGVLTLMRVDDSAKGNTITEHELRTLVNVGHEEGVIESEERRMIYNVFDFGDSQAQDVMIPRIDVTFADINSSYEDLIELFRKEKHTRFPVFEDTTDNIIGIINMKDLLLTSKEEFSLRKLLRDAYFTYEYKKTSELLVEMKANSVSFAVVLDEYGATSGIITLEDLIEEIVGDIHDEYDAEEEEDLTELVSGQEYIALGSARLDDLNEVLHLNLESEDYDSIGGYMIEQLDRFPQQGESVTTESGIRLVVDKAERNRIESVHIYLPHVSEKSFKTDNN, from the coding sequence TTGGATTCCAGTGACGCCATACAGTTTCTGATTCTGATTCTTTTGCTTTGCCTGTCGGCATTTTTCTCTTCAGCAGAAACTTCTATGACAACCGTAAACAAAATTCGTATCCAGTCTTTGGCTGACCAGGGGGATAAGCGAGCCCTCACACTTCTGAAGGTAATTGAAGATTCCGGCAGACTTTTAAGCACAATCCTAATCGGAAACAACATTGTAAATATCACGGCATCTTCTCTTGCTACTACCATTACCATGCGCTTGTTTGGCAATGCAGCAGTCAGCATCAGTACCGGTATTATTACTCTTCTGGTGTTGATTTTCGGAGAAATTACGCCCAAAACCCTTGCCACCATTCATGCAGAAAAAATAGCCCTTGCCTATGCCAGGATTATTCATCTGCTTATGATTATCCTCACACCGGTCATCTTTGTGGTAAACAGTCTTGCCCACGGAGTCCTTACACTTATGCGGGTAGATGACAGTGCAAAGGGAAATACCATCACTGAACATGAACTTCGTACCCTGGTAAATGTAGGACATGAAGAGGGTGTCATCGAAAGCGAGGAACGGCGCATGATTTACAATGTGTTTGACTTTGGCGACTCCCAGGCGCAGGACGTTATGATTCCCCGTATTGACGTAACCTTTGCAGATATAAACAGCAGCTATGAGGATTTAATTGAACTGTTCCGGAAAGAAAAGCATACCCGATTTCCTGTATTTGAAGATACCACAGACAATATCATAGGTATCATAAATATGAAAGATCTGCTTCTTACCAGCAAGGAAGAGTTTTCTCTGAGAAAGCTTTTAAGAGATGCTTATTTTACTTATGAATACAAAAAGACCTCCGAACTTCTTGTGGAAATGAAAGCAAACTCTGTATCCTTTGCCGTGGTTTTAGACGAATACGGCGCAACCTCAGGAATTATCACGCTTGAGGACTTAATTGAAGAAATCGTAGGAGATATTCATGATGAATACGATGCAGAGGAAGAGGAGGATTTAACAGAGCTGGTTTCCGGACAGGAATATATAGCCCTTGGTTCTGCAAGACTGGACGATTTAAACGAAGTCCTGCATCTGAATCTGGAATCTGAGGATTACGATTCCATTGGCGGCTATATGATTGAACAGCTTGACCGTTTTCCACAGCAGGGCGAATCTGTGACTACAGAATCCGGTATACGCCTTGTGGTGGATAAGGCAGAACGAAACCGAATTGAATCGGTTCATATTTATCTACCCCATGTATCAGAAAAAAGTTTCAAAACAGACAACAACTAG
- a CDS encoding TIGR04086 family membrane protein, translating to MEQTMSKNAKPLLMMKALVLAYAVTGILLLLLAYLLYKMGLGESQVNLGIMVIYIVSSLLGGFYLGKKIKVRRFVWGMGVGSGYALLLIAVTFLTEHHMRGDIKEMALLFFLCVTGGALGGMLS from the coding sequence ATGGAACAGACAATGTCAAAAAATGCAAAACCACTGCTAATGATGAAGGCTCTTGTGCTCGCCTATGCGGTTACGGGAATTCTGCTCTTGCTGCTGGCATACCTGCTGTATAAGATGGGATTGGGAGAAAGCCAGGTGAACCTGGGAATTATGGTGATATACATAGTGTCCAGCCTGCTGGGCGGCTTTTATCTGGGGAAAAAGATAAAGGTACGAAGATTTGTCTGGGGCATGGGGGTAGGAAGCGGGTATGCGCTGCTTCTTATTGCTGTGACCTTTCTCACAGAGCATCATATGCGGGGAGATATAAAGGAAATGGCACTTTTATTCTTCCTTTGTGTCACGGGAGGTGCCCTTGGAGGTATGCTTTCCTGA
- a CDS encoding YesL family protein yields the protein MSSFFNMDSPIMRFLSRVCDLMILNVLCIICCLPVITAGASITALYSVTLKMVRGEESYIFKGFFKAFKENFKQSTILWLIMAALGIFIFVDYRAASLLPANMSKIFQVLIGAILVLYLMVLTYVFPYTARFENNIKNILKNSLLISILNLPWTLVLAICPLALGFVTFLTPTTLVYGSMLWVVLGFATVAYVASIIFRKVFEKYEPHEEDANPDASAELEELPDSSDTQ from the coding sequence ATGAGCAGCTTTTTTAATATGGACAGCCCGATTATGCGGTTTTTGTCCCGTGTATGTGATTTAATGATTTTAAATGTTTTATGTATTATCTGCTGTCTGCCGGTTATTACCGCAGGCGCTTCCATTACTGCCCTGTACAGCGTTACCCTGAAAATGGTGAGGGGAGAAGAATCCTACATCTTCAAAGGATTTTTTAAAGCCTTTAAAGAAAACTTCAAGCAGTCTACCATTCTCTGGCTGATTATGGCTGCTTTGGGTATTTTTATTTTTGTAGATTACCGTGCAGCTTCTCTTCTGCCGGCAAACATGAGCAAAATTTTTCAGGTTCTCATAGGCGCCATCCTTGTTTTATACCTTATGGTGCTGACCTATGTATTTCCTTATACAGCAAGATTTGAAAACAATATAAAAAATATCCTGAAAAATTCTCTGCTGATTTCTATTTTAAATCTGCCCTGGACACTGGTGCTGGCCATCTGTCCTCTGGCTTTAGGCTTTGTTACCTTCCTTACGCCAACCACTCTGGTATATGGCAGTATGCTTTGGGTTGTTCTGGGCTTTGCCACAGTTGCTTATGTGGCTTCCATTATTTTTCGAAAGGTTTTTGAAAAATATGAACCTCATGAAGAAGATGCAAATCCCGATGCTTCTGCAGAGTTGGAAGAATTACCGGACTCTTCTGATACACAGTAA
- a CDS encoding GNAT family N-acetyltransferase, whose protein sequence is MDFIIKENEIYYIDEKGEKAAEVTFPNLDTNTVDINHTFVSPSLRGTGMAGKLMQTAAEEISRQGKKAVLTCSYARGWFERHEEFQHIIQKSGDRYNGQ, encoded by the coding sequence ATGGATTTTATCATCAAAGAAAACGAGATTTATTATATAGATGAAAAGGGAGAAAAAGCAGCAGAAGTTACGTTCCCGAACCTTGATACAAATACTGTAGATATCAACCACACGTTTGTTTCTCCCTCTCTTCGTGGTACAGGCATGGCAGGGAAGCTGATGCAGACAGCAGCAGAGGAAATTTCCCGGCAGGGGAAAAAGGCTGTGCTTACCTGTTCTTATGCCAGGGGCTGGTTTGAACGTCATGAAGAATTTCAGCACATTATACAGAAATCAGGGGACCGGTACAACGGACAGTAA
- a CDS encoding IS66 family transposase translates to MDIIQYLLSFIQYQHQQICWLLNFICRYIPLKQWAFDDSHSPKYQKFKVDELPVIKTFVKQDWQFLLEYYTWKYHKSLKPVQRRNGKSIPEDTICPLCGAPHHFIYDNNGGNGQYQCKVCGQTFISGEVASAPVRFICPHCGKTLVAKKDRKFFRIHKCVNPKCPYYLHNLKKVEKKDLKEDYGKNKYKLHYIYREFTVDFFTMDLNSLPKNASSLKFSKHNAHVMSLCLTLHINLGLSLRKTSQALKDLYNISISHQQIANYCKTAAVCIKPFVDHYDYKTGDVFTADETYIKVRGIKAYIWFIMDAASRSIIGYQVSDNRSVGPCILAMRMAFRHLTELPKKFKFIADGYSAYPLAAMEFAKKFKDDFKFTITQVIGLTNDDEVSKEFRPYKQMIERLNRTYKVSYRTTNGFDNYEGANYDLALWVAYYNFLRPHKHNHYQVLNKADMLNGADNMPGKWQLLIFLGQQTILNLQTESSNCS, encoded by the coding sequence ATGGACATTATACAATACTTACTTTCTTTTATTCAATACCAACACCAACAAATCTGCTGGCTTTTAAATTTTATCTGCAGATATATCCCTCTTAAACAGTGGGCTTTCGATGATTCTCATTCTCCCAAATATCAAAAATTCAAAGTTGATGAACTTCCGGTCATTAAAACCTTTGTCAAACAGGACTGGCAATTCCTTCTAGAATACTATACATGGAAGTATCACAAATCACTCAAACCAGTGCAACGACGCAATGGAAAATCCATTCCTGAAGATACCATCTGCCCCTTATGCGGTGCTCCACACCATTTCATCTATGACAACAATGGTGGAAACGGACAATACCAGTGTAAAGTTTGTGGTCAGACTTTCATCTCAGGTGAAGTAGCTTCTGCACCTGTTCGTTTCATCTGCCCTCACTGTGGTAAGACCCTTGTAGCTAAAAAAGATCGCAAGTTCTTTCGTATACATAAATGTGTAAATCCGAAATGTCCTTATTATCTGCACAATCTCAAAAAAGTTGAGAAGAAGGATCTAAAAGAGGACTATGGCAAAAATAAATATAAACTCCATTACATCTACCGTGAATTCACTGTAGATTTCTTTACCATGGATTTAAATTCACTACCTAAGAATGCTTCATCCTTAAAATTTTCCAAACACAACGCACACGTCATGTCTCTTTGCCTGACCCTACATATCAACCTTGGATTATCTCTAAGAAAAACATCCCAAGCACTAAAAGACCTTTACAACATCAGCATCTCCCATCAGCAGATTGCTAACTATTGCAAAACTGCGGCTGTTTGCATTAAGCCCTTTGTTGATCATTATGACTATAAAACAGGAGATGTTTTTACCGCTGATGAAACCTATATCAAAGTAAGAGGAATCAAAGCTTATATCTGGTTTATCATGGATGCTGCAAGTCGTTCTATCATCGGATACCAGGTCTCAGACAACCGAAGTGTCGGTCCCTGTATCCTTGCAATGAGAATGGCTTTTCGACATCTCACAGAACTACCGAAAAAATTTAAATTCATTGCAGATGGATATAGTGCATATCCACTAGCTGCCATGGAGTTTGCTAAAAAATTTAAAGATGATTTTAAATTTACCATCACACAGGTTATCGGTTTAACCAATGATGACGAAGTTTCAAAAGAATTTCGTCCTTATAAACAGATGATCGAACGTCTCAATCGCACCTACAAAGTTTCCTACCGAACTACCAATGGTTTTGATAATTATGAAGGTGCCAATTACGATTTAGCCTTATGGGTTGCTTACTATAATTTTCTGCGCCCACACAAGCACAATCATTATCAGGTACTCAACAAAGCTGATATGCTAAATGGCGCTGATAATATGCCAGGTAAATGGCAACTGCTCATTTTCTTAGGACAACAGACCATCTTAAACCTTCAAACTGAAAGTTCTAATTGTTCTTAG